A single region of the Nitrosomonas sp. Is79A3 genome encodes:
- a CDS encoding archease: protein MSSSYFEHDADIGIIGRGLTIEQSFEAAAHAVFAIITNLEVVQPDITVTIEFEESDIELALVVWLNLLLGKSRELGMVFSHFYIRRQENRWHGKALGEKWRDGLERGVEVKGATLTMLAVKQIGPIWESRCVVDV from the coding sequence ATGAGCTCATCGTATTTTGAACATGACGCTGACATTGGAATTATCGGCCGTGGTTTAACCATCGAACAGTCTTTCGAAGCGGCGGCGCATGCGGTTTTTGCGATTATTACCAATCTTGAGGTAGTGCAGCCGGATATTACAGTGACCATCGAGTTTGAAGAATCCGATATTGAACTGGCACTGGTGGTTTGGCTCAATCTTTTACTCGGTAAATCACGAGAGCTCGGCATGGTGTTCAGTCATTTTTATATCCGGCGCCAGGAGAATCGATGGCATGGAAAAGCGCTCGGTGAGAAATGGCGCGATGGATTGGAGCGCGGCGTTGAAGTCAAAGGCGCTACGCTGACTATGCTTGCGGTAAAACAAATCGGCCCGATCTGGGAATCTCGTTGCGTGGTGGACGTATGA
- a CDS encoding RtcB family protein, which yields MNSQQLQQLHAYLWTLPKAAGEKRAEVLLYGNQPLLESMDEKVLQQIANVAALPGLAGAAMTMPDAHWGYGFPIGGVAAFDAEQGGIISAGGVGFDISCGIRCLRSNLNLHDAAPLLRQLADRLFATIPAGVGEEGNISLNPHQLDQVLHGGAQWAVKQGYGDAADLEYVEENGRVAGAIPENVSELAKKRQRGEMGTLGSGNHYLEVQVVEHIYDALTAQAFGLHEGQLIISIHCGSRGLGHQVGTDYLMMLAKAASRLGIHLPDRELACAPIKSPEGQQYIGAMNAAINCALANRQILTHLTRATFAEVYPHAALETLFDVSHNTCKEEMHEVDGKSRLLHVHRKGATRAFAPGHPKLPARYRAAGQPVIIGGSMGTGSYILAGTSSNQAFASCSHGAGRAMSRNQALKQWNGRALINDLAQQGILIRTRSMRGAAEEAPGAYKDVDQVAEVTEQAGLARRIAFLRPKVCVKG from the coding sequence ATGAATAGTCAACAATTACAGCAGTTGCACGCTTATCTCTGGACGCTCCCCAAAGCCGCCGGTGAAAAACGCGCAGAAGTATTGCTTTACGGTAATCAACCTTTGCTCGAAAGCATGGATGAAAAGGTATTGCAGCAAATTGCCAATGTCGCCGCATTACCTGGCTTGGCCGGTGCAGCAATGACAATGCCGGACGCGCATTGGGGGTATGGATTTCCCATCGGCGGCGTGGCGGCATTTGATGCGGAACAAGGCGGCATCATTTCAGCCGGCGGTGTCGGATTCGATATTTCCTGCGGCATCCGCTGCCTGCGCAGCAATCTCAATTTGCACGACGCCGCACCGCTTTTGCGTCAACTGGCGGATAGACTGTTCGCAACCATTCCTGCTGGCGTCGGTGAAGAAGGCAATATCAGTTTGAATCCGCACCAGCTCGACCAAGTACTACACGGCGGCGCGCAATGGGCTGTGAAACAGGGTTATGGTGATGCGGCCGATCTGGAATATGTGGAAGAAAATGGGCGTGTAGCCGGTGCTATACCGGAAAATGTCTCTGAACTGGCCAAAAAGCGCCAGCGTGGTGAAATGGGTACCTTGGGTTCCGGCAACCATTATCTGGAAGTACAGGTAGTAGAGCATATTTACGATGCCCTTACTGCGCAAGCTTTCGGCTTACACGAAGGTCAGCTAATCATTTCCATTCACTGCGGTTCACGGGGACTCGGGCATCAAGTCGGCACCGATTATCTGATGATGCTGGCCAAGGCGGCGAGTCGCCTCGGCATACACTTGCCCGACCGGGAGTTAGCCTGCGCACCGATAAAATCTCCGGAAGGCCAGCAATATATCGGCGCGATGAATGCCGCCATTAATTGCGCACTGGCTAACCGGCAAATCCTGACACATTTGACCCGCGCCACGTTTGCAGAAGTTTATCCGCATGCAGCGCTGGAAACACTGTTTGACGTTTCGCACAATACTTGCAAGGAAGAAATGCACGAAGTGGATGGCAAATCCCGATTGCTGCATGTGCATCGTAAAGGTGCAACACGGGCGTTTGCGCCAGGACATCCCAAACTGCCAGCACGTTATCGTGCAGCGGGCCAACCTGTCATCATCGGCGGCAGCATGGGTACCGGTTCGTATATTCTTGCTGGCACCAGCAGCAATCAGGCTTTTGCCTCATGCAGCCACGGCGCAGGCCGCGCGATGAGCCGGAACCAAGCATTGAAGCAATGGAATGGCCGTGCATTGATCAATGATCTAGCGCAACAAGGTATACTAATTCGCACTCGCTCAATGCGCGGCGCAGCGGAAGAAGCGCCGGGCGCTTATAAGGATGTCGACCAAGTGGCCGAGGTTACGGAACAAGCAGGATTGGCGCGCCGGATTGCCTTTCTGCGCCCGAAAGTATGTGTTAAAGGATAG
- the raiA gene encoding ribosome-associated translation inhibitor RaiA, with translation MEVTLQITTRDIPHSEALETHIREKAEKLEKFYPHIMSCRIVVELPHKHHHQGRLFDVRIDMTVPGGELVVNRVANEDVYVAVRDAFDAAKRQLEDYARRQRGDTKLHAPVLQGKVMRLFKTEDYGFIETSDGCELYFHRDNLAGHDFDQLAVGDTVQFLEDIGSEGYQAKRVSTGKHHIPGSENE, from the coding sequence ATGGAAGTTACCTTACAAATCACAACACGGGATATCCCCCACTCTGAAGCGCTTGAAACCCATATCCGGGAAAAAGCGGAAAAGCTTGAAAAGTTTTATCCGCACATCATGAGTTGCCGGATAGTCGTCGAGCTTCCGCACAAGCATCACCATCAAGGAAGACTATTTGACGTGCGCATTGACATGACGGTGCCGGGCGGCGAATTGGTGGTCAATCGTGTCGCCAATGAAGATGTGTATGTCGCCGTGCGAGATGCTTTCGATGCCGCCAAGCGGCAACTGGAAGATTATGCCCGCCGTCAGCGCGGCGATACCAAGCTGCACGCGCCGGTATTGCAGGGCAAGGTAATGCGCCTGTTTAAAACGGAAGATTATGGTTTTATCGAGACGTCTGACGGGTGTGAATTGTACTTTCACCGTGACAATCTGGCAGGTCATGATTTTGATCAATTGGCAGTCGGCGACACCGTGCAATTTCTTGAAGATATTGGCAGCGAGGGTTATCAAGCAAAACGAGTAAGCACAGGAAAACATCATATTCCCGGCAGTGAAAATGAATAA
- a CDS encoding nicotinamidase has translation MKIAPASGDALIVVDMQNDFLPGGNLAVAGGNEIIPQLNRYLAHFAAHQLPVFATRDWHPLSHCSFQSQGGPWPPHCIAGSDGAAFHPGLKLPANAHIISKATSPETDAYSGFTGTQFNALLQSLHIQRVFVGGIATEYCVLNTVKDALRLQYTTLILEDAVRAINQQPGDGQRALNEMIRLGARPVHYEDLMP, from the coding sequence GTGAAAATTGCGCCTGCTTCAGGAGACGCGTTGATTGTGGTTGATATGCAAAATGATTTTTTGCCGGGCGGTAATCTCGCGGTTGCGGGAGGAAATGAAATCATCCCGCAGTTGAATCGCTACCTTGCGCATTTTGCTGCACATCAATTGCCGGTCTTCGCAACACGTGACTGGCACCCCTTGTCGCATTGTTCCTTTCAATCGCAAGGGGGTCCATGGCCGCCACACTGCATTGCCGGTTCAGACGGCGCGGCATTTCATCCCGGCCTTAAATTACCCGCCAATGCTCACATCATTTCCAAAGCAACTTCACCGGAAACCGATGCATATTCTGGCTTTACCGGAACGCAGTTCAATGCGCTATTACAATCACTCCATATTCAGCGGGTTTTTGTGGGCGGCATCGCAACCGAATACTGTGTGCTCAACACCGTGAAGGATGCCCTGCGACTCCAGTACACAACTCTTATACTCGAGGACGCGGTGCGCGCAATCAATCAGCAGCCCGGAGACGGCCAGCGCGCGCTTAACGAAATGATCCGGCTGGGCGCCAGACCGGTCCATTATGAGGATCTTATGCCATGA